From a single Lineus longissimus chromosome 16, tnLinLong1.2, whole genome shotgun sequence genomic region:
- the LOC135500621 gene encoding uncharacterized protein LOC135500621, which produces MATPSQASSPDSPVRSSQASTQEPSSPIPSLDSAVTAVSETSLSDSEDSSVISQLRFDWPLSSSPSSESEVFGAPSSPSPKQYDSDTSSSGASFIFGPPRKTELCLVCHRDMDLQNRECFEWDGPYSIDAGTEADMVDDTPDVFDISFADSYVFGAPSDLPDVPHSPDRVSTDHSQLTRQNASSHVCVEEESSLKQTYQEPDWETSKRPRRRNFSSGSSAED; this is translated from the exons ATGGCAACTCCTAGTCAGGCGTCATCACCAGATTCGCCGGTACGATCATCACAGGCATCAACCCAAGAACCCTCATCACCAATCCCGAGCCTTGATAGTGCCGTTACTGCTGTGAGTGAAACATCACTATCCGATTCTGAGGACTCGTCAGTGATTTCTCAACTTCGATTCGATTGGCCCTTATCAAGTTCTCCGAGCTCAGAGTCAGAAGTTTTTGGCGCACCAAGCAGTCCTAGTCCCAAGCAATATGACAGTGACACTTCTAGTTCGGGGGCATCCTTCATTTTTGGACCACCAAGGAAAACTGAATTGTGTCTTGTATGCCATAGAGACATGGATCTTCAAAATAGAGAATGTTTTGAATGGGATGGTCCATATTCAATAGATGCCGGCACAGAAGCTGACATGGTGGATGATACTCCGGATGTGTTTGACATTTCCTTTGCGGATTCGTATGTTTTTGGGGCACCATCGGATCTGCCTGATGTGCCACACTCACCTGATAG AGTGTCCACAGATCACAGTCAGCTGACTCGACAGAATGCCAGCAGCCATGTGTGTGTGGAGGAGGAAAG CTCACTGAAGCAGACGTACCAGGAGCCAGACTGGGAAACTTCGAAAAGGCCAAGAAGACGGAATTTCAGTTCTGGCTCAAGTGCCGAGGATTGA
- the LOC135500425 gene encoding uncharacterized protein LOC135500425, giving the protein MGFETMIGSTFGHQFALTGGNLNVTGDFSATQDVLVDTSSPSLSLPIALGPAITISQDLSDAEQSALDQIHLSLDEVRNLEENTVGQGNSSLWSKSRVNRLTASNFGIICKRRVFTEKFSESVVFETADLSHVPAIKYGRETESVAIEGYNAQHRLNIYHYGEHYAPIMPMTGFLEKAYFCPHCDTGFQDYKTHICNKTCACCKTDEDCPIVKWRNCSDCLRVFKSNKCFDRHQVKNQNDNSVCDLFKKCKTYAKCYDARRTKHACYMSFCSICGLNRPFAHDCYIKKPVIKKRDPGVPRRIYEVCILRF; this is encoded by the coding sequence ATGGGGTTTGAGACAATGATAGGGTCGACCTTTGGCCACCAATTTGCCCTCACTGGAGGGAATTTAAATGTGACCGGTGATTTCTCTGCAACACAAGATGTACTTGTTGACACTTCCAGTCCCAGTCTGTCCTTACCAATAGCACTGGGTCCTGCTATCACCATTTCACAGGATTTATCTGATGCTGAACAGTCTGCTCTTGACCAGATACACCTCAGCCTGGATGAAGTTAGGAATTTAGAGGAGAACACAGTTGGACAGGGCAATAGTTCTCTTTGGTCCAAGAGCAGAGTAAATAGGCTTACAGCCAGCAACTTCGGAATTATTTGCAAAAGGAGGGTGTTCACTGAAAAGTTTTCTGAATCTGTTGTTTTTGAGACAGCAGACCTGTCTCATGTGCCTGCCATCAAATATGGCCGGGAGACAGAATCGGTGGCTATTGAGGGGTACAACGCACAACATCGCTTGAATATCTATCATTACGGTGAACACTATGCCCCTATTATGCCTATGACCGGTTTCTTAGAAAAAGCCTATTTTTGTCCTCATTGTGATACAGGCTTCCAGGATTACAAAACACATATTTGCAACAAAACTTGTGCCTGTTGTAAAACCGATGAGGATTGTCCCATCGTTAAGTGGCGAAACTGTTCCGATTGTCTACGGGTCTTCaaaagtaataagtgttttgACAGACACCAAGTCAAAAACCAAAACGACAATAGTGTGTGCGATCttttcaaaaaatgtaaaaCATACGCTAAGTGTTATGACGCGCGGCGCACAAAGCATGCATGCTACATGTCTTTTTGCAGTATTTGCGGGTTGAACAGGCCTTTCGCACACGACTGCTATATAAAGAAACCTGTGATAAAGAAAAGGGATCCTGGTGTACCCCGTAGAATTTATGAAGTTTGTATTCTACGATTTTGA
- the LOC135500335 gene encoding ribonuclease P protein subunit p25-like protein — translation MEHYEKQETRCVDDDSDEMPGILAGSVVHMKVNPGSKIRNLVEYAKRRIKERETKQLTWNGAGKGTSKAISCAEIFKRLVLPNIKLHQITKIKFKRVEEIWKPKVEGLDVLKVNVDIPAISILLSKEPLDSFEPGYQPPGPFDVYWRGKIEDENSSENKTQKSKRGARTSVGKPDVKFQKKQKSHQDSNRAASAAYGKKETKQRKNEKRRASEETRRDAKGDERNKDKTLKQSVDSKKETGSDGNRTLHQPVQVNINVEEPMES, via the exons A TGGAGCATTATGAGAAACAGGAGACTCGTTGTGTCGATGACGACAGTGATGAAATGCCTGGTATACTTGCTGGATCGGTGGTGCACATGAAGGTGAACCCGGGTAGCAAGATCAGAAATCTAGTTGAATATGCTAAAAGACGAATAAAG GAAAGGGAGACTAAGCAGCTCACGTGGAATGGGGCAGGAAAGGGAACCTCAAAAGCCATCTCGTGTGCTGAGATATTCAAACGATTGGTCCTTCCAAACATTAAGCTTCATCAAATTaccaaaatcaaattcaaaag AGTTGAAGAAATCTGGAAACCCAAGGTAGAAGGCTTGGATGT GTTGAAGGTGAATGTTGATATTCCAGCCATCAGTATTCTCTTATCAAAGGAGCCTTTGGATTCATTTGAACCTGG GTACCAGCCTCCAGGTCCATTTGATGTTTACTGGAGAGGCAAAATTGAAGATGAAAATAGCAGCGAGAACAAGACACAAAAGTCAAAACGAGGTGCTAGGACCAGTGTTGGAAAACCTGATGTAAAGTTTCAGAAAAAGCAAAAATCGCATCAAGATTCAAACAGAGCTGCAAGTGCTGCATATGGTAAGAAAGAGACTAAACAACGTAAGAATGAGAAGAGACGTGCTAGTGAGGAAACACGACGAGATGCTAAGGGCGATGAGAGGAACAAGGATAAAACTCTAAAGCAATCCGTTGATTCTAAAAAGGAGACTGGATCTGATGGTAATAGAACTTTGCATCAGCCTGTGCAAGTCAATATCAATGTGGAGGAGCCCATGGAAAGCTAG